The proteins below come from a single Prochlorococcus marinus str. MIT 9215 genomic window:
- the sds gene encoding solanesyl diphosphate synthase yields the protein MNTVTELLQPVENDLDDLILELKNLIGAGHPILQAAAEHLFSAGGKRLRPGIVLLISKAISPEFCLTSKHKRLAEITEMIHTASLVHDDVVDEAATRRGVDTVHSRFNTRVAVLAGDFLFAQASWHLANLDNVNVVKLLSRVIMDLAEGEIKQNLNRFDSAQSFSKYINKSYCKTASLIANSCKAAGVLSGINDENLTSLYEFGKNIGLAFQVVDDILDFTGNDKQLGKPAVSDLASGYLTAPVLYALEENKQLSVLINRELAEKNDLDDALNIIMNSKAIDSSRKLAEDFAMLSKEAIVWLPDSEYKRALMALPEFVLSRIY from the coding sequence ATGAATACAGTAACAGAGCTACTACAACCAGTTGAAAATGATCTTGATGATCTTATTTTAGAACTGAAAAATCTAATAGGAGCTGGTCATCCAATTCTTCAAGCCGCAGCGGAACACCTTTTTAGTGCTGGGGGGAAAAGATTAAGACCTGGTATAGTTTTATTGATTTCAAAAGCTATATCTCCTGAATTTTGCTTGACAAGCAAACATAAAAGGCTTGCTGAAATAACTGAGATGATTCATACAGCCTCATTAGTCCATGATGATGTTGTTGATGAGGCGGCTACAAGAAGAGGAGTAGATACAGTTCATAGCAGATTTAATACCAGAGTAGCTGTTTTAGCGGGTGACTTTTTATTCGCTCAAGCAAGTTGGCACCTAGCAAATCTTGACAATGTAAATGTAGTTAAACTACTTAGTAGAGTAATAATGGATTTAGCAGAGGGTGAAATAAAACAAAATTTAAATAGATTTGATTCGGCTCAATCTTTTTCTAAATACATCAACAAAAGTTATTGTAAAACAGCATCATTAATAGCCAATAGTTGCAAAGCTGCTGGTGTTTTAAGTGGGATTAATGACGAAAACTTAACCTCATTGTACGAATTTGGCAAAAATATTGGTTTAGCATTTCAAGTGGTAGATGATATTCTTGACTTTACTGGAAATGATAAACAACTTGGAAAACCTGCCGTAAGCGATCTTGCTAGTGGTTATCTTACTGCCCCAGTTTTATATGCCTTAGAAGAAAATAAACAATTGTCAGTTCTTATAAACAGAGAACTCGCTGAAAAAAATGATTTAGATGATGCTCTTAATATCATCATGAACTCTAAAGCTATTGATAGTTCCAGGAAACTAGCTGAGGATTTTGCAATGCTCTCTAAAGAAGCTATAGTCTGGCTTCCTGATTCAGAATATAAAAGAGCTTTAATGGCTCTACCAGAATTTGTTCTAAGCCGTATTTATTAG
- a CDS encoding 3'-5' exonuclease: protein MDLPNKKELNQLDILQDQVISYPSEESFANQNKKIEKILILDTETTGLDENKDEVIEIGCILFDVSFKCVLSQVSFLFPVNNNEAEQVNGISADVTNISQPWEDGLNFFLKLVDYSDFIVAHNVEFDKKWFGKGRLPKLNKKWICSLEDINWSFQKSLKNRPSVTDLALSFSIPVWNLHRALSDCFYISEVFKKCDNLEELLLKATEPRFLYKALVSYEERSLAKNAGFRWNSHVQGAWSKKLTPNEAKNLDFRVEILN from the coding sequence TTGGATCTACCTAACAAAAAAGAATTAAATCAATTGGATATTCTTCAGGATCAAGTTATCAGTTATCCCTCTGAAGAGAGTTTTGCTAATCAAAATAAAAAAATTGAAAAAATTTTAATTCTTGATACTGAAACAACAGGTTTAGACGAAAATAAAGATGAAGTGATAGAGATAGGTTGTATTTTGTTTGATGTATCTTTTAAGTGCGTGCTTTCACAAGTTTCTTTTTTATTCCCAGTTAATAATAATGAAGCCGAACAGGTGAATGGTATATCTGCTGATGTAACTAATATCTCTCAACCATGGGAAGATGGATTGAATTTCTTTCTGAAACTTGTTGATTATTCGGATTTCATTGTCGCGCATAATGTAGAGTTTGATAAGAAATGGTTTGGGAAAGGAAGATTACCTAAACTTAATAAAAAATGGATATGCAGTTTGGAGGACATTAATTGGTCTTTTCAAAAATCTCTAAAAAATAGACCATCAGTAACTGACCTTGCTTTATCTTTTTCAATACCAGTTTGGAATTTACATAGAGCTTTGTCTGATTGCTTTTACATATCTGAGGTCTTCAAAAAATGTGATAATTTAGAAGAACTTTTACTTAAAGCTACTGAACCCAGGTTTTTATACAAGGCATTGGTAAGTTATGAAGAGAGGTCTTTAGCTAAAAATGCTGGGTTTAGATGGAATAGTCATGTACAGGGAGCTTGGTCAAAAAAATTAACTCCTAATGAAGCTAAAAATCTTGATTTTAGAGTAGAGATTTTGAATTAA
- a CDS encoding DUF1350 family protein → MTFTKYQFNNFCYWPSNPKKIVEFIGGSYLASKPDLTYRRFIESLINKNYAVHAYKYTPQFDHQQLAIKAWRDFKNCRISLSKRIGASIPSIRIGHSLGCKLHLISPDGGRNCEKFISISFNNFSANKSIPLLKQISQKLEFKSEFSPSPERTLRLIEKTYNQKNNFLIKFNSDELDQTDKLFSCLKARKEDNSKGVMLKGTHTVIASAGLRENFLGDWADDEFKRNTIKKISSLIDESD, encoded by the coding sequence ATGACTTTTACAAAATATCAATTTAATAATTTTTGTTATTGGCCTTCAAATCCTAAAAAAATTGTGGAATTTATTGGTGGAAGTTATTTAGCTTCTAAACCAGATTTAACTTATAGAAGATTCATAGAGAGTTTAATAAATAAAAACTATGCAGTACATGCATATAAATACACTCCACAATTCGATCACCAACAACTTGCTATTAAAGCATGGAGAGATTTCAAGAATTGCCGAATATCTTTATCCAAGAGAATAGGAGCATCAATTCCTTCAATAAGAATTGGTCATAGCCTAGGATGCAAACTTCATCTAATTTCCCCTGATGGTGGAAGAAATTGCGAAAAATTCATATCAATAAGTTTTAATAACTTCAGTGCAAACAAATCTATTCCATTATTGAAACAAATTTCTCAAAAATTAGAATTCAAAAGTGAATTCAGCCCAAGCCCTGAAAGAACTTTGCGATTAATTGAAAAAACATATAATCAAAAAAATAACTTCCTAATAAAATTCAACTCAGACGAATTAGATCAAACAGACAAATTATTTTCTTGTCTAAAAGCAAGAAAAGAAGATAATTCTAAGGGGGTAATGTTAAAAGGTACACACACTGTAATTGCAAGTGCAGGACTAAGAGAAAATTTTTTGGGAGACTGGGCCGATGATGAATTCAAAAGAAATACTATAAAAAAAATTTCCAGTTTAATTGATGAATCTGATTAG
- the acs gene encoding acetate--CoA ligase has product MSLDKKNSINNILEEKRIFPPSKKFAENSNISTQEELLSLKKQASDNPIQFWESFAKSELDWFKPFQTVLDKENAPFFKWFKEGKLNITYNCLDRHIKRGLGGKTALIWEGEPGDSKKYTYEELLKEVCKAANALKAIGVKKGDLVCIYMPMIPEAMFAMLACARIGAPHSVVFGGFSSEALKDRLIDGNARFVITADGGFRKDKVIELKKAVDAAIESGADKVVEKVVVVQRSQKNISMVDDRDFWWHELLKDQKDHCEPEIMNSEDRLFILYTSGSTGKPKGVVHTTGGYNLWTHLTFKWIFDLKDDDIYWCTADVGWITGHSYIVYGPLSNGATTLMYEGVPRPSNLGAFWEIVQKYKVSIFYTAPTAIRAFMKSGREIPDKYNLESLRLLGTVGEPINPEAWMWYKDVIGKDKCPIVDTWWQTETGGVMISPLPGVVATKPGSATFPLPGIEVEIVDKNGDKVKENEGGYLIIKKPWPGMMRTIHGNSERYLESYWEYISFKGEQNVYFAGDGARIDEDGYIWIMGRVDDVISVSGHRLGTMEIESALVSHKSVAESAVVGKKDDLKGEVIVAFVSLEKDVNGSSELVENLKKHVVNEIGIIAKPEKIIISDFLPKTRSGKIMRRILRSLAAGEKISGDISTLEDSSVLEKLKELS; this is encoded by the coding sequence ATGTCATTAGATAAAAAAAATTCAATCAATAACATACTTGAAGAAAAGAGAATTTTTCCTCCATCAAAAAAATTTGCAGAAAACTCAAATATTAGTACTCAAGAAGAATTACTAAGTCTAAAGAAACAAGCATCAGATAATCCTATTCAATTTTGGGAATCTTTTGCAAAATCTGAATTAGATTGGTTTAAGCCATTTCAAACAGTATTAGATAAAGAAAATGCGCCCTTTTTTAAATGGTTCAAAGAAGGAAAACTCAATATTACGTATAACTGCTTAGATAGACACATTAAGAGAGGGCTGGGAGGAAAGACTGCACTTATATGGGAAGGCGAACCGGGAGATAGCAAAAAATATACTTACGAAGAACTTCTAAAAGAGGTATGTAAAGCAGCTAATGCATTAAAAGCTATTGGTGTAAAAAAAGGAGATTTGGTATGTATTTATATGCCTATGATTCCTGAAGCGATGTTTGCGATGTTAGCTTGTGCAAGAATTGGCGCGCCTCATTCAGTTGTCTTCGGAGGATTTTCTTCAGAAGCTTTAAAAGATAGGTTAATTGATGGAAACGCCAGATTTGTTATTACTGCTGATGGTGGCTTTAGAAAAGATAAGGTGATTGAACTTAAGAAAGCAGTTGATGCGGCTATTGAAAGTGGGGCAGATAAAGTTGTTGAGAAAGTGGTTGTTGTTCAACGATCCCAAAAAAATATATCGATGGTTGATGATAGAGATTTTTGGTGGCACGAATTATTAAAAGATCAAAAAGATCATTGTGAACCAGAAATAATGAATAGTGAAGATAGACTTTTTATTCTTTATACTTCAGGATCTACTGGAAAACCCAAAGGTGTAGTTCACACTACAGGTGGTTACAATCTTTGGACCCATTTGACATTTAAATGGATATTTGACTTAAAAGATGACGATATTTACTGGTGTACTGCTGATGTTGGTTGGATTACTGGGCATAGTTATATAGTTTATGGGCCTTTATCTAATGGTGCTACAACTTTAATGTATGAGGGAGTGCCAAGACCCTCAAATTTAGGTGCTTTTTGGGAAATTGTTCAAAAATATAAGGTTTCTATTTTTTATACTGCACCAACTGCAATAAGAGCATTTATGAAGTCAGGGCGTGAAATACCTGATAAATATAATTTGGAGAGTCTTAGACTTTTGGGAACAGTTGGAGAACCAATTAATCCTGAAGCTTGGATGTGGTACAAGGATGTTATTGGTAAAGATAAGTGCCCTATTGTTGATACTTGGTGGCAAACTGAAACTGGTGGTGTGATGATAAGTCCCTTGCCTGGAGTCGTTGCTACAAAGCCAGGTTCTGCTACTTTCCCTTTGCCAGGAATCGAAGTAGAAATTGTCGATAAGAATGGAGATAAGGTTAAGGAGAACGAGGGTGGCTATTTAATTATTAAGAAACCTTGGCCAGGAATGATGAGAACAATTCACGGAAACTCAGAGAGATATTTGGAGAGTTATTGGGAATATATTTCCTTTAAAGGCGAACAAAATGTTTATTTTGCTGGAGATGGAGCACGCATTGATGAAGATGGATATATATGGATTATGGGAAGAGTTGATGATGTTATAAGTGTTTCAGGACATCGGTTAGGAACAATGGAAATAGAATCTGCTTTGGTAAGTCATAAATCAGTTGCAGAGTCCGCAGTAGTTGGCAAAAAAGATGATTTAAAAGGTGAAGTTATAGTTGCTTTTGTATCTCTAGAAAAAGACGTAAACGGTTCTTCAGAATTAGTAGAGAATCTAAAGAAACATGTTGTTAATGAAATTGGAATTATCGCTAAACCTGAAAAAATAATAATTTCTGACTTTCTTCCGAAAACACGTAGTGGAAAAATTATGAGACGAATTTTAAGATCTTTGGCTGCAGGAGAAAAAATTAGCGGTGATATAAGCACTCTTGAAGATAGTTCTGTTTTGGAAAAGCTTAAAGAATTATCCTAA